In a single window of the Chiloscyllium punctatum isolate Juve2018m chromosome 25, sChiPun1.3, whole genome shotgun sequence genome:
- the pdzd11 gene encoding PDZ domain-containing protein 11 yields the protein MSNRVYADPKGNYDDYQYPVVFLPPYENPPPWIPLQERLHHSDYNNELTQFLPRIIQLKKPSGAQLGFNIRGGKASQLGIFISKVIPDSDADHAGLQEGDQVLAVNDIDFQDIEHSKAVEILKSAKEITMRVRYFPYNFRRQKERTVH from the exons ATGTCAAACCGAGTATACGCAGATccaaaaggcaattatgatgactATCAGTATCCAGTAGTATTTTTACCACCATATGAAAATCCACCTCCTTGGATCCCTTTGCAGGAG AGGTTACATCACTCAGATTACAACAATGAACTGACCCAGTTTTTACCTCGAATAATCCAGTTGAAGAAACCCTCTGGAGCTCAG CTGGGATTCAACATCCGAGGGGGCAAGGCCTCTCAGCTTGGCATCTTCATATCTAAG GTGATTCCTGATTCCGATGCAGATCATGCAGGGCTGCAGGAGGGCGATCAGGTCCTTGCAGTGAATGACATTGACTTCCAGGACATAGAGCATAGCAAG GCTGTTGAGATCCTGAAATCTGCCAAAGAAATCACCATGAGGGTTCGTTACTTTCCATACA ACTTTCGCAGGCAGAAGGAAAGGACAGTTCATTAA